In the Helianthus annuus cultivar XRQ/B chromosome 11, HanXRQr2.0-SUNRISE, whole genome shotgun sequence genome, one interval contains:
- the LOC110866408 gene encoding uncharacterized protein LOC110866408: MESVLAISGCAADQRVRYASCSFLDEALSWWNAQVQILGEDVAYGLTCNELKDMLLKEYCPRSEIQKIETDFWILTMEGLNVRAYTSRFNDLARLVPRMVTPDYVKIERYIWGLEPQIRSMVTSAKPTTYLEATTLAKSLADDAARKISLNKKDETGKSSVKANADGKSNRQEHSEPRAGDSWKRKSESSKDSDEKREKKCNSGKAYVANSSGSGKDVARDGKSGSVKRAHGDEQGKCARCGRSGHVTRKCYAKSTSDGVKLEGCFECGE; the protein is encoded by the coding sequence ATGGAGTCTGTACTGGCaattagtggttgtgctgctgATCAGAGGGTTAGGTATGCTTCATGTTCGTTTCTTGACGAAGCTTTATCCTGGTGGAATGCACAAGTTCAAATTTTGGGAGAAGACGTTGCCTACGGTCTTACATGTAACGAACTGAAAGATATGCTTCTTAAGGAATACTGCCCACGTAGTGAGATACAGAAGATTGAGACTGACTTCTGGATTCTGACCATGGAAGGCTTGAATGTCAGAGCTTATACGTCTCGATTCAATGATCTGGCTAGGTTGGTTCCTCGGATGGTCACTCCTGATTACGTTAAGATTGAAAGGTATATTTGGGGACTGGAGCCACAGATTCGCAGTATGGTCACGTCAGCGAAACCCACTACCTATCTGGAAGCTACTACATTGGCAAAATCATTGGCTGATGATGCTGCTCGTAAAATTAGCCTTAACAAAAAGGATGAGACTGGGAAGTCATCGGTGAAAGCCAATGCAGACGGGAAATCTAATCGACAGGAGCATTCTGAGCCTAGAGCTGGGGATTCGTGGAAGCGAAAGTCTGAGAGTTCGAAGGATTCTGATGAGAAGCGTGAGAAGAAATGCAATTCAGGAAAAGCATACGTGGCTAACTCCAGTGGTTCAGGGAAAGATGTGGCCAGGGATGGCAAGAGTGGTTCTGTGAAAAGAGCTCATGGTGATGAGCAAGGGAAATGTGCCAGATGTGGTCGATCTGGGCATGTGACTCGTAAGTGCTATGCTAAAAGCACGTCAGATGGAGTCAAGCTCGAGGGATGCTTTGAATGCGGAGAATAG